A window from Rhea pennata isolate bPtePen1 chromosome 1, bPtePen1.pri, whole genome shotgun sequence encodes these proteins:
- the MED14 gene encoding mediator of RNA polymerase II transcription subunit 14 isoform X2 — MAPVQLENNQLVPAGGGPASAPAPPAPGAVTAAASPGYRLSTLIDFLLHRTYAELTVLADLLPRKTDMERKIEIVQFASRTRQLFVRLLALVKWANNAGKVEKCAMISSFLDQQAILFVDTADRLASLARDALVHARLPSFAIPYAIDVLTTGSYPRLPTCIRDKIIPPDPITKSEKQTTLHQLNQILRHRLVTTDLPPQLANLTVANGRVKFRVEGEFEATLTVMGDDPDIPWRLLKLEILVEDKETGDGRALVHSMQINFIHQLVQSRLFADEKPLQDMYNCLHSFCLALQLEVLHSQTLMLIRERWGDLVQVERYHAGKCLSLSVWNQQVLGRKTGTASVHKVTIKIDETDVSKPLQISHEPPLPACDSKLMERAMKIDHLSIEKLLIDSVHARSHQKLQELKAILKSYNVNDNSFIETALPTLVIPILEPCGRSECLHVFVDLHSGMFQLMLHGVDQLTLDDIEKSVNDDMKRIVPWLQQLKFWLGQQRCKQSIKHLPTVSSETLQLANYASHPVGNLSKHKLFIKLTRLPQYYIVVEMFDVPGNPTELEYKYHFLSVSYAEGDDSPATALLLQQFKPNIEELVLDTKSGKQIKSGVKRKLSGDPCSTEPKKPKRSGEMCAFNKVLAHIVAMCDTNMPFIGLRLELSNMDIPHQGVQVEGDGFSHAIRLLKIPPCKGVNEETQKALDRSLLDCTFRLQGRNNRTWVAELVFANCPLNSTSSREQGPTRHVYLTYENQLSEPVGGRKVVEMFLNDWNSIARLYECVLEFARSLPDIPNHLNIFSEVRVYNYRKLILCYGTTKGSSISIQWNSILQKFHISLGTVGPNSGCSNCHNTILHQLQEMFNKTPNVVQLLQVLFDTQAPLNAINKLPTVPMLGLTQRTNTAYQCFSILPQSPTHIRLAFRNMYCIDIYCRSRGVVAIRDGAYSLFDNSKIVEGFYPAPGLKTFLNMFVDSNQDARRRSVNEDDNPPSPIGGDMMDSLISQLQPQQPPQQPQQQTFAKQAGASGAYPLTSPPTSYHNTVTPSPSMMHTQSPGNLHAASSPSGALRAPSPASFGPTPSPSSLGITMGQTTNFASPHGTIDPSSPYTMMSPSQRAGNWPGSPQVSGPSPAARMPGMSPANPSLHSPIPDASHSPRAGTSSQTMPTSMPPPRKLPQRSWAASIPTILTHSALNILLLPSPTPGLVPGLAGSYLCSPLERFLGSVIMRRHLQRIIQQETLQLINSNEPGVIMFKTEALKCRVALNPKTNQTLQLKVTPENTGQWKSEELQVLEKFFETRVAGPPFKANTLIAFTKLLGAPTHILRDCVHIMKLELFPDQASQLKWNVQFCLTIPPSAPPIAPPGTPAVVLKSKMLFFLQLTQKTAVPQEAVSIIVPIIYDMASGTTQQADIPRQQNSSVAAPMMVSNILKRFAELNSPRPGECTIFAAVRDLMVNLTLPPGGRP; from the exons ATTACCAAGAAAGACTGATATGGAGAG aaaaatagaaattgtgCAGTTTGCAAGCCGCACTCGTCAACTGTTTGTTCGTTTGTTAGCCTTAGTCAAATGGGCTAATAATGCTGGAAAGGTGGAAAAATGTGCA ATGATATCAAGCTTTTTAGATCAGCAAGCCATTCTGTTTGTGGACACTGCTGATCGTCTAGCATCACTAGCTAGAGATGCTTTGGTTCATGCTCGTCTACCCAGTTTTGCTATCCCATATGCTATTGATGTTCTGACAACTGGATCATACCCACGTCTGCCTACCTGCATAAGG GATAAAATAATCCCTCCCGATCCCATTACAAAGAGTGAGAAGCAAACTACACTTCATCAGCTAAACCAGATTCTTCGACATCGACTAGTGACTACAGATCTCCCTCCCCAGCTGGCAAATCTTACTGTTG ccAATGGTCGTGTGAAGTTTCGAGTGGAGGGGGAGTTTGAGGCTACCTTGACAGTGATGGGTGATGACCCAGACATCCCTTGGCGCCTTCTCAAACTGGAAATTTTGGTTGAAGACAAAGAAACTGgtg aTGGTCGAGCCTTGGTTCACAGCATGCAGATCAACTTCATCCATCAGTTGGTTCAGTCACGACTGTTTGCTGATGAAAAGCCACTTCAGGACATGTACAACTGTCTGC ACTCCTTCTGCTTAGCACTTCAGTTGGAAGTCTTGCATTCACAAACACTAATGCTGATTCGAGAGCGCTGGGGTGACCTTGTGCAAGTGGAGCGATACCATGCAGGGAAATGTCTCTCACTATCAGTTTGGAA cCAACAGGTGCTTGGCAGGAAAACAGGAACTGCCTCTGTTCATAAAGTCACTATTAAGATTGATGAGACTGATGTCTCAAAACCTTTACAAATATCTCACGAGCCTCCCCTGCCAGCTTGTGATTCCAAACTGATGGAAAGAGCCATGAAG ATTGACCACCTGTCCATAGAAAAACTCCTAATAGACAGTGTCCATGCAAGATCTCATCAAAAACTCCAGGAGCTGAAAGCCATTCTTAAGAGCTACAATGTTAATGACAAct CATTCATTGAAACAGCTCTTCCAACTCTCGTAATTCCAATTTTGGAACCATGTGGTCGTTCAGAGTGTCTACATGTTTTTGTTGATCTCCATTCTGGAATGTTTCAACTGATGCTGCATGGTGTTG ATCAACTGACGTTAGATGACATAGAGAAGTCTGTTAATGATGATATGAAGCGCATCGTTCCTTGGCTCCAGCAGCTCAA GTTCTGGCTTGGACAGCAACGTTGCAAACAGTCTATAAAACATCTGCCTACAGTGAGCAGTGAAACTCTTCAGCTGGCTAATTATGCTAGCCATCCAGTGGGAAACCTTTCCAAACACAAATTGTTTATCAAACTCACCCGGCTTCCACAATACTACATT GTTGTAGAGATGTTTGATGTTCCTGGCAACCCTACAGAACTAGAATACAAATACCATTTTCTCTCTGTGAGCTATGCTGAAGGAGATGACAGCCCTGCTACTGCACTTTTACTACAGCAGTTCAAACCAAACATTGAAGAGCTTGTACTAGACACAAAAAGTGGCAAGCAAATTAAAAGCGGTGTCAAACGCAAG TTATCTGGTGATCCATGTTCAACAGAACCTAAGAAACCAAAACGGTCAGGAGAAATGTGTGCCTTCAATAAAGTCTTAGCTCATATTGTAGCCATGTGTGATACAAATATGCCATTCATAGGGCTTCGTTTGGAG CTGTCTAATATGGACATTCCTCACCAAGGAGTACAAGTAGAAGGAGATGGCTTCAGCCATGCCATACGTTTATTGAA AATTCCTCCTTGTAAAGGTGTAAATGAGGAAACACAGAAGGCTCTGGACCGATCTCTTCTTGATTGCACTTTCCGATTACAAGGTAGAAATAATCGCACATGGGTCGCTGAGCTGGTGTTTGCAAATTGTCCACTTAATAGCACTTCGTCCAGGGAGCAAG GACCAACACGACATGTTTACTTGACATACGAAAACCAGTTGTCTGAACCAGTTGGAGGTCGCAAAGTTGTTGAGATGTTCCTCAATGACTGGAACAGTATTGCTCGGCTGTATGAATGTGTCCTGGAGTTTGCACGATCCCTACCAG ACATACCCAAccacttaaacattttttcagaagttcGTGTCTACAATTATCGAAAACTTATCCTTTGTTACGGAACTACCAAGGGGAGCTCA ATCAGCATTCAGTGGAATTCCATACTTCAGAAGTTCCACATTTCACTGGGAACTGTTGGCCCAAACTCAGGTTGCAGTAACTGTCATAACACAATTCTACACCAGCTCCAGGAGATGTTTAATAAAACACCAAATGTGGTGCAGCTGTTACAG gTTCTATTTGACACTCAGGCTCCATTAAATGCCATCAACAAACTTCCAACTGTGCCCATGCTGGGTCTGACTCAACGCACCAACACTGCCTATCAGTGTTTCTCAATTCTGCCACAGTCACCCACGCATATCAGGCTGGCTTTTAGGAATATGTACTGCATTGACATCTACTGCCGGAGTCGTGGCGTTGTAGCGATACGTGATGGAGCATACAGTCTCTTTGACAACAGCAAAATAGTCGAAGGCTTTTACCCTGCACCTGGGTTAAAG ACATTCCTGAACATGTTTGTTGACAGCAATCAGGATGCACGAAGACGATCTGTAAACGAAGATGATAATCCACCTTCTCCTATCGGAGGTGACATGATGGACTCATTGATATCACAGCTCCAACCCCAGCAACCACCACAGCAACCACAACAACAG ACATTTGCAAAACAGGCAGGAGCATCAGGAGCGTATCCTCTTACTTCTCCACCCACCTCCTATCACAACACAGTGACGCCATCTCCATCTATGATGCACACACAGTCACCAG GAAATCTGCATGCTGCAAGCTCGCCTAGTGGAGCTTTAAGAGCACCATCACCAGCGTCGTTTGGTCCAACTCCTTCACCTTCTTCCCTTGGAATCACAATGGGACAAACGACTAACTTTGCCAGCCCACATG GTACCATAGACCCAAGCTCACCATACACAATGATGTCACCCAGTCAGCGTGCAGGGAACTGGCCAGGATCTCCTCAGGTCTCTGGTCCTTCACCAGCAGCACGAATGCCTGGAATGTCACCAGCCAACCCTTCCCTTCATTCACCCATCCCAGATGCCTCTCATTCCCCACGAGCTGGAACAA GTTCCCAAACAATGCCGACTAGCATGCCTCCACCTCGTAAACTACCTCAACGGTCTTGGGCTGCATCCATACCCACAATCCTCACTCACAGTGCCTTGAATATTCTATTGTTGCCCTCTCCTACCCCTGGGCTTGTGCCGGGACTAGCTGGCAGCTATCTTTGTTCACCTCTTGAGCGATTTCTTGGATCAGTTATTATGAGGAGACATCTTCAGAGAATCATCCAACAGGAAACG CTACAACTAATAAACTCCAATGAACCGGGTGTAATTATGTTCAAGACAGAGGCACTGAAGTGCAGGGTTGCTCTCAATCCCAAAACCAACCAGACCTTGCAGCTAAAAGTAACACCTGAAAATACAGGACAGTGGAAATCAGAGGAGTTACAAGTTTTGGAGAAGTTCTTTGAAACAAGA GTTGCAGGACCACCTTTTAAGGCAAACACCCTAATAGCCTTCACAAAATTACTAGGGGCTCCAACACACATCCTCAGGGACTGTGTACACATCATGAAACTTGAGCTG TTCCCTGATCAGGCAAGTCAGCTGAAATGGAATGTGCAGTTTTGTTTAACAATTCCTCCCAGTGCACCGCCAATTGCACCTCCAGGAACACCCGCTGTTGTGCTGAAGtccaaaatgttgtttttt CTTCAGCTAACACAGAAAACGGCAGTCCCACAGGAAGCTGTTAGTATTATTGTCCCAATTATTTATGATATGGCTTCGGGTACAACTCAACAGGCTGACATTCCCAGGCAACAGAACTCTTCTGTTGCTGCTCCAATGATGGTTAGCAATATTCTAAAGAGGTTTGCTGAACTGAATTCACCACGACCAG GTGAATGCACAATATTTGCAGCAGTTCGTGATTTGATGGTTAATCTTACGCTGCCCCCTGGTGGGCGTCCATAg